The genome window CTCATGTGATTTTGTTGTATCTGAATTTTTGCACGATGAGCAGAGGTGATTATGTCTCTCAATCACATTTAATATcatgtttaagaaaacaaaataaaataacattgttaTATTCTTATATGctcatgttttatttgcattgtcatttttttaCTTAATGAGCATGTTTAATTGACATATTTGCAGTTTTAAGCAAGAAGACACTCAAGGTTAAATGTGCTCAtgttttaaatacagatttttactaAATGGATTGACTTTTATCATATTGACTTTCTTCACAGTAGACTATAGGTATACAGTAAAAAGGTTTTAATGTAATAGAACACaattatttcactttcatttggaaGTAACTGTAGAGTCAAGTTAGATAAGTGTACTGATTTAAATTGTTTCTAGTATGCAGTACAAAATGTTTGTAGTTGAcattgcattgttagatatagtaGACATGACCAAATTGAATGTAGTTAACATggcattattttatatagtatgcATGACAAAATTCAGAGTAGTTAAcctgacacaactttctctattaGGCATGGCTAAACTTTATCTAGTAGAATGGACCAATTTTCTTCTTGTTGTCTTGACTAAAATAATTCAAGTTTACACAACAAGATtacaacaaatcatttcaaactaattcgatattgtttggaaaatgtaattcaatttcgtggaaaagtttactcaaatttttttaagttcattcaacaacttttttttttgagtgtagcctgcacagggggcgagagcgtaagCCTCCCTGATGATTCAGGtatgacacaaccgctgtgttgtctgatctgagcagtacatgacggccgatcagcagactcgagaaatactggagagccagaaaaaccaGCAGTAATTCCAATCTGTTTATGTGCCAACTAGGTTGCGCCGCTGTCCACACTCTGTGAGCTGgacgcccttgacaaacagctccccaatcGGACAAAGACGCATCCATCGTGACAGTCTCTTGGGAAGCACAGatccccagccgaaccccggCTAGGAGAAATTTGGTTGACATCCATAGTTTTAACGACATCACACACCTCCGTGTCACTAAGATCGttcgatgcggaagacaacggggtgaaatattttgtcttttcatccaccactgaaaagggcgcatgtgaagtaatcCCAGACGAATTACAGGAACAGTCActgccattagacctaaaagtctgaggcacaaaCTCACTGTCACTGTGCGACTCGCTTTGAAGCGCcacacgcatgacgcaatcgactgagcacACGGGAGAGAAAGCTTTGCTGTCATCGAGCGAGAGTCCAAGTCTATTCCCAGAAAGGTTATCCATTGAGAGGGGATTAAAACCCTTTTCTGGAAATTCGTgcataagcccaggctgtttaaatgattcagctcAAGATCCcgatgagagtgtgcttgagtctgcgATTGCGCTAACACCAGCCAATCATCTAAGTAGTTCAAAACACGGACACCCTGAAGCcacaacggggccagagctgggtccatgcattttgagaaagtacggGGAGCCAGAgctaagccaaagggaagaatgtggtactgatacgctttgccctctaaagcaaatctgaggaacttcctgtgtctcttgatgatctgaatatgaaagtatgcatccttcagatcgatcgtgacaaaccagtaATTTGGTTGAATCTGAGACAAAATAGACTttaccgtcaacatcttgaatttgctctgCCTGAGTGCAATATTCAGatggcgtaaatccagaatgggtcgtaATCCGCCGTTTTTTTTTGGTACCACAAAATAGTGGCTGTAAAACCCTGACTCCATCTGAGaggtacttcttctatagcccctttgttCAGCAGAGCCGACATCTCCCTTCGCAGCACCGCTATGTCCATCAGTTTcaccaccgtggaaagaattccgcggaaaaGAGACAGGCCTCTCCGAAACTGAATGGTATATCCGAGacaaattgtgcgtaacacccattgagaaatgccgggcaagcgttcccacacggcccgaaacaatattagcggCCTCAAAATGTCCGTTTCCTGCAACGCTGTCACACACGTTAAAACTTCCGGGCATGAAAAGCTTGTGGCGTTCGTGCACAGGGGGAGTGTATGCATAAGAGTCATTGCATCTCGTTGTgcataatcctgaaacgtgtccacagcaggaattaggccaacagattgaATATCGGGCTCTGccgcgaaaaagcggcggctgtgcgagccatCATAAACGGGCTGTCTGTGCAGgacccttgaatcgcccctcgAATTATGAaagctggattgtgcagagtgtctgagggagtgTTTGGtgttacagctcgatccaatgctgTTCGAGGCGCTGTTTGTGGCGAGACAGTCAgagtttgagcatggggactgcaatgagagtgttgGATGCGCGAAAGCGTTCCAACAGCGCTCCCtacggagggcacagtccctggcaatcAGCgaaaagatcaggagctgctatttgGTGCCCGAGAACGAGAGGCATTAGCCGAGATGATTTTTAGGGCACAGAAGATTCGATTCgctttcctgaaggaatgaaatctgagtgaAATGGCGCGGCACCAGGTATATATGCGTACGCATGCGTGGGggcggtgccaagcgctatttggccaataagATTGGCAGGATGGCATAGGGCATCAGACATTCGTCACAACGAAGGTGGTCCCATACgaggtgacgtcaccgcagcatcgcagtgacctatgaaagggaactgaACTTAacttttcagaaactatcaaacatatgccattacaaaagaaaaaaaaaaaaacaatgaaaatgaaaaaaattaactcaatcgcataaatgtaacattctcttcaaatatgcttcattctttgttaatgttttttaaagattttgttttcgctgatcgtggattctgaatgcattgccacagactTCGCTTTTGCTTCGCAGTTTTTCTTTTGgagttttgacacaaacttctcgtgggggcggggttaacagtgatctactctgattggatagtgagcttttgatggacaggtgctctgcTCTCTGACCGGGACGTCACAATGGCGCGTGTCGCGCATATTGAAAGCTCTCGTGGTGATTCAATCTGGTCTCTAccgcaaaaattattttttacagacaaagtgaaagaaatttattttaagctcatatacaggttctaccctgtaaagaagtttatacaaagatttaaatctgacattgatctTACACGCTCTTTTTGTTCCAGTTCTGAAGAGACTGTACACTTTTTTGGTCATGTCACTACACTCAGAATTTTTGGGATGACATTGGTGTGTTCAAGTGTAGGACTTTGCCAGActtctcagtacatatgaaaaacattatatttgggtattatgaccccacaaatgaaaatatcagttttgttattaatttaaatttttcctaaacaaatttcacattcacaaatgcaaattctccaactgtaaacctgtcttctctatttttctaaaagaaatggaaaactatttgaatgtaatctCAGTATCTCAGTAGCCTAATCTCATTAGAAAGGACTGTTAGAATTTGCTCGGCCTTTGATCATGTGTGATTTTGTTTTCGATTTTGGCCCTCTTTTCTTTAGTTCTATTCTAtcctttattgtattttttttgtttgttttttttttttttttgtggttaatattatgtgatgtatgtttatacttttgtatgtttttgtaaaaaagaaaaaaagttctcGCGGTGATTTGTATGCAATAGGTCGTgccttgtattactaaatatgtaaatagtatttgaccttcgatcatctcagtctgtaaagatgaccTCTCAGGAGACACGGAGCggcatcatcttcctcctctgcttgtccttcaaggcagctttaagtaagcttgtgttactgaagtaaccaataacatcaatacaagtttttcatgttacCTTGTGCAACAGTTGTTGCGGGTAATTATTGACGGAGAGCACctgtcattatctggctcggctcagtgttcatcttcagttctctcttcacagcagttcagtcagtgtactgtttgagtacatgaattactccgggatattggtttgtttgaactcagagggagtgtcagccacattaaaaaagttaacagcttaagtcatttgtggattaatgcgtattggagatgcgaaccgtttaaaacgattcagttcgatttggtgatctggttcaaaaagatccggttacatcgaatgatttgttcgcgaaccggatatcacaaactgctttgttttgaacaacagaaacggaagagaagacaatgctgaataaagtcgtagtttttgctatttttggaccaaaatgtattttcaatgcttcgaaaaattctaactgaccctctgatgtcacatggactactttgatgatgtttttcttacctttctgcacatggacagtataccgtacacacagcttcaatggagggacttaGAGCGACTAAAGACTAaagactaaatctaaaaaatcttaaactgtgttccaaaaataaacaaaggtcttatgggtttggaacaacatgagggtaagttattaatgacataacttTGCAAATTgggcaaactaaccctttaagtgcaaCGCAAGAAGATATTGCTGCAGTGACGACAGATAGCCACAAGGCGGCAACGTTGCAAAGTTTTGGACAATTTGGTTGGCAATAAGAGTTGCTACCTTGGATTCACAGGTCAGACTGTATATTTTCaccttgaaatataattttttggttGATGATTGCTTTAACATTTATGCTAGTTAGAATtgtattcaaatggtttaaacaaatatttgcatTTGATAATTTGCTGAGTTGGTAAAATTGTGTAACTTGTTTTATAATTGCAATTTCCAGTGTTTTATTACAGCTTGCTATCAGTGTTTAAAGCTGAAAAATAGTGTAGTTTAAAGTAAGTTACCAACATGGATCAAAATAGATCAGACCAAGTGTTTTAGACCAAGTGATTCAAGCTCTTGAAGATGAAAAGGCACAATTAGAGGGGAAACTAGAAACTGAAATTGATGTCTCAGACAGACAAAGTTATGAGAAACGCTTAGCTGAAATTAATGCAGACCTGGAAGTTAATAAAGCAAGATTCCAGGAATCATCCGTACAGGTTGAGCAAGAAGCTAGGCGATTAGATTGAGAAAGTCGCCCAACAGAAAAAATGCTTGAGTTGAGACATGACGAGTTAGCAAAAAGAGAACAGAAGTTTGTGTTCACATACTTAAACTTTAAAGCTGAAGCTCAGTTTATCAGATCTAAACTGAAAGAAGAGTGCTCTAAAACTGAGATAGATGATATGATGGTGACTGCATGAAAATGTGTATCAGAGCTAAAACAAATATATGAGAGTATTCGTGCATTGAACATCCGATCTCAAGATACAAGAAGGAGAATGGATAGCTGCACTTCAGTTACTAAACGTGCTGAACTGAAATGGAAGCTGAATACATTTTGTATGCAGAAGAGGAATGAAGATTGAATGCTGAAATAGGAGATACTAAAGAAAGAATCATTCTGCCTCCATGTCAGCATCCTCTTCAACACAATAACCCTTCGGGCAACAAGGTTTTTCAAGAAACTTTGGCTCAGACATGCTCTGAAAATGAGCTAGAGAAGAAAGTAGATGAAGTCCTATTAGTGAAAGCACCGAAAAGAATCCCTGACAATGACCAAACTTCCAGCTCCAGAGCCATTTTATGTTGGGGACCCACTCCAGTTCACTGAATGGTGCACTTGCTTTAAAGCTTTGATTGAAATAAACTGTACAACTCAAGATCATTGACTGTTCTATCTGAAACGGTACATAAGTGGAGATGCGCTTAGTTTACAAGAGGGAACATTTTATAGGAGTGATGAGGATGCATACACGCAAGCTTGGTATACCCTGAATAAGCGCTATGGACACCCCTTTGTAGTTCAAAGAGCATTTAGGGCAAAGCTGAGTAACTGGCCAAAAATCGGACCTAAAGAATCACTGAAATTAAGGGAGTTTAGTGATTTCCTAGTCTCCTGCACAAATGCAATGCCTCATGTACATGGTTAGGGTGGTTTGGACGATTGTGAAGAAAATCAGAAATTGCTGCAGAAACTTCCTGACTGGGTAACAACTCGCTGGAATAGGTATGTCACTAAAGCACTAGATGAAGAGAAGTCATACCCCAGTTTCACTGAGTGTTCAGACTTTGTGGCAGAGGAGGCACGTATTGCATGTAATCCTGTTTCTTCTCTACATGCTTTAAAACATGCAGATGAAAAGCCAGGGAAGGAGCAGAAATGTTTCAAAGCCAGCGCTCTGGTGCAAAATGTCAAACCCTTTGCAAAGAGCTTGAGCACACTCGAAAGAGGGGAAGGCTCAAAACCCAGCCTTTCTGCTTCTCAGGATAAGAAACAAATAGAATGTGTCTGTTGTCAGCAAAATCACTTTATATTCAAATGTGAAAGGTTTGCGGCAATGCCTCTTGAAGAGAAGAAAAGGTTTGTCATCAACAACAAGATGTGCTTTGGTTGTCTCAGAGTAGGTCATATCTCCAAAAATTGTAGATAGCGAGCTACTTGCAACATCTGCAGGCAGTCACCCCTCTCTACTTCATGAAGAACATTTTCAAGGCGGAAAGCTAGAAGCTTCACCTGATGTAAGGGCTTCCACTAGTTTATGCAGTGTGGGAATGGACAACTGTGATCGTACTGCAATGATTGTTGACGTGAATACACGTGAATACAAGCTGTGTAGATCAGTTAAAGAACAACGTATGGCTGACCTTCCAGCTGACAGAGTGGAATCCTCACCCCCATTCTTGTATTCTGGTATTGACTGTTTCGACCCCTTCTACACAAAACAAGGTCGGAAGGAATTCAAAAGGTATGGTCTGTGTTTACCTGCTTGAGCTCCAGAGCTATTTAGAAATGTTAGAGGATCTCACAAGCGATGCATTTCTGAATGCTTTAAGATGTTTCATAGCAATCAGAGGAGCCGCGCGACAGATCAGATGAGACCAGGGCACAAATTTTGTGGGGGCAAAAACATAAGCTGGAGAAAGGTTTTAAGGATTTAGaccaagaacagcatttattcaaaatataaatgttttctatatttCCATTTGATTAATGCTACAAAATTGCAAAATGCATTCAGAAACAgacaaattttatttattgtcaCAATGAGAAGCAAGTACATTACAGCTTAACTAAACTTAACTTAACAAATATGTATtattgctttaagctttttgcaGACAACAACAATTTACACACACGTACAGTAAAATGCTAAACACAATATTGATCTCAGTGTAAACCTTGTGTTTTTTGCAGTCTAAAAGTACTTACACAATGCCACTAATATATTGACAGatagataaaatatataattttaacagaATTAGTATTCCTGGAAAAATTTACTATTGGCTTGTTTCAACTTCACTTGTTCATATTTTGTTCAGGTATTTAGTGGTTTCCACCTGTGATTAAGAGAAAAAACTATGAGATTAATcatgtgttaagtgtgtgtgtgtgtgtgtgtgtgtgtgcgcgtgcatgtgtgtgcgtgtgtgtgagagagagagtgtgtgtgtgtgtgagagagagagagagagagagtgtgtgtgtgtgtgtgtgtgtgtgtgtgtgtgcgtgtgtaacaTCCTCTTATTATCAACTTCAGCAAACCTGTAACATCTCACCTACTTGTGCACAGAGCTGTAGGTCACCTCGTCCTCCACAGATACTGGACTGCTCTGGATATACAAAAGATGATTATGAACAACACTGACCATTACATTACAGTACAAATGAATCAGATACAGTATGCTCTGACTTACtgctttagttttagtttgaaCTATCACAGAGGTGTAAGTCACATCATTCTCTGCAAGCACTGAAGAAGAACCGTTTCCCTGGGAATAAACACATCTGAGTCTCTCAGTTATGAGTTTTAACTCAAATTGGTTGTTAACTCACACTTACTGTGTCACTGGCTCTAACTCTGTTCACCTCTGTGATGTATTCATTTCTGTCTGAAAGGAAGAGAACAAATAATATCATCAGTCATTTAGTGGAACAGTTCATCAACAAAAGCTTTTAAATATACGAGCAAAACTTCTGAgtgcatgaactgatcaaacaCTGAATGATTCATGGACCTGTCATATAATAAGAAAAGACATTAATACTGACtgtgtttctttctcagttttaCAGCTGACACGAAAATCACAATCACCATCAGCAGCACAACCGCTGGAATCCACAGCTCCAGATACAAATAATTCCTGTGATAATCAACAGCACAAAATAATTAGAGTATAGCCTGATCATAACAGAAATGTTCTTGTTATATATGAGTTGTTCAAACACCTTTAAAGTGGTGTTTTACTTTTAAACCATTTCACACCCACCACAGAAAGACATTGCATTTCCGCAAAAACTACATACATGCAAAAGAAGAAGTTGAGCTCACGGATATAACCTTTTAAAATGCTAGGCAATGGCATCACAAACTTTCAAGGTTACAGAGACTAACTAAAACAAGTATAGCAATGCACAGTGAAACATTTACAAGATTAAAAAGTCATTACTTTTACAAATAATTGCAACAGCATTTTGAAGCCATGAATATGTTgctgactttttttatttagtctattttctattttgacataatttttttgtcCTGCCCATTACTATGTTTATCGATATGCTAACCAATGCAATTCcgagacaaaaaaaaactattgttctTCCACCGTTGCTTTAGAATTTGGATATACCTCAATATTGAAGTCTGCATAATTGATACATGAAACTGCTTTGAAACATTCTCTGTTTAAAGTGCTATTTAAATGCCTCTTATTGGCTACATTGCTCAATGCTGCAAAACCTTGtggtaaaaattatttttggtgTTTCAATCTGTTTAAGCaaggaacattttatttcagtactCATTCTGCTGCTCTTCACTGCTCACTGTTTGATCAGTGTTAACTGAAACTGGTGTTGTAGATGAGAGAGCAGTTGCATCTCTGCTTAGAAACAACAagagaaaaatgaacaaaaataaatctgaCTAAAAGACCAAAAATAAGCAATAACACCAGATACAAAAATAGATTACATATTAATCTATTGAACATATACATCAAGTCCATGATAGAAAACATTAATcttgattaatattttaatacactACCAACCCGTTTCTCTCAGATACTTCTGTGGTCACagattctgtcaaaaaaaaaaaaaacgattaagggatttcttttttaataattgtgtCATAACCTCCAGTAAGATCTATATTACCTGATTTTGGTTCATTGACCGTGAGAAAAGGAACCTGTGAATTTTCTAGAGACACAGGAAAAGatgaaacaatattttaatttgttttgagacagcaagcagtttcagcccagaaccggcccacatctggcccacgtaaaatccatgcgggccaaatGTGACCCAGATCTGGGCCGAAaatgcttgctgtctgggatttTTCTTTATATCAAGAAATGCTGTGTGGATCTGATTAGTTTTTACCAGAGACATTAAGTTGAACAGGAGCCTGCAGATCTCCAGCAGAACAGTAGTACCAGTCAGAATCAGTGAGTCTCAGTCCAGTCATCAGCACAGTGAAGGATCCTCTCCCATCATCACTGATCTGGACTGATGAATTCTGGGATGTGTTAGTCCTCCCCACTGTGTAACAGCTCTGATCTTTATATCTGCACCACTGTTTGAGTTTATTCTTATATCCAGAACTGTAGAAACACTGAACACTGATATCACCACCTTCTTGTCCAGATACACTGCTGTTCACCACAGACACATCaggagctgaacacacacacacacacacatttaggatTGTGATTTCTGAGGAATTAGTCAAATTTTTCAACTGAATGTGAAACACGTCTCATACCTGATTGAACTGTCAGATAGAGCTGCTCACTCTCATCTCGTTCAAATATTCCTTCAATCTCCACAACACACCAATAAGCTCCAGTGTCTTCATTCTGCAGGTTTCTCATAGTCACAGTAAAGAAACTCTGATCTGGATGATCAATTACTGACACTCTTCCTTTGGTTTCATTAGCATATGCCAGAATACTGCAGTAATTGTAAGCTGACTTGGCATGAAAGCACCAGTATTTTTTGTGATCGGTGTATTTTCTGTCATAATGACATGGAATAATGAGCGATCCTCCAGTCTGAACTGTTAACCGTCTGCTTACTGAACCTGCTCTGCCTTCAGGAGCTggataaataatcattaaaataataaataataataaattttcttttaatatttaagtCCATAACTTATACGATTGTTGCAAATCATGTATTtggactttttaaaaataaagattttagattaaaatttatatgaatgtgtaaggtcaaatatataattaatgtcATGTGACTGGTCACTATTTCTTTCAAGTTTTTAGACTTTTAAAAACTTTTCTACCTTGACTAGGTTTATCTTAACCCTTGTGTGCTTGTGCTAAAAAACCTTTACCTaacttgatgaaaaaaaaaactttaaaatactacGTATATATAGCTATATTATCACCAAATATTCCAGTGACATGACAAATGTATTTCTCTATTAATacatgtaattataaaataatgataaaaacactgtttaaaagttttagaGTCTAGCATATCATACATCAGAACATGTCGACTAATCGTGTGAATAAACTACAAATATAGAACACTTGCCTGTTATGAGCCAAAGGAAAAACACAATGAACTTCAAACTGTCAGTCCTTCTGTTAAAACATTGCAATGTTTCTTCTCCCTGCATCTTCATCATGTACATGATGCTAAAGAAACAGCTACTCATTCGAGGAGAAGTAAATGACCTTAAGTTCTCATGATCTCAGTCTCACTTCCTGCTTCCGCGGTCTTCATTTGCATATGTCACAAAaacttaatttacaataaaatgtcatAATGTTTGATTGCAAATGTTGcaaaaaacacaaattacaatTGCATCACTTGGTCAAGAAATGTAAGATTATTCTgataaaaattgtttattttagctCTGCAGTCGATATTCAAGTGTTTTCCTCTGTGGTTTTTGGGTATTAACACTATTTAATTCTCTAGTTCCCATTTTACAATTATAGAACTACTGAAGTAGGTCACTGCTGAAGTGAgtttcttacatttatttatatgcagtACGTGATAAATACCTTCAGATTTTAATAGGACTTGAAACCGGATGTGAATGAAGCACTATTTCTGTACAGAGATTAATACTGGACAAAAGCTTTTCAACATTTATATGCTGATAAAACAGAACAAGAGATAAAATAGATGGGAAACAGTGAGATATGGGTTATCAGGGCTTCTGTATGTTTTAGTAAAGATTCACACTTCTTTCACAAACTTGCTGCACTGTTAGTTGAGAATAATTGCTGATGGTAAAAAATCTTCACACTGCACAAGTCACTCATAAGGATTTGCTTTCTTACAGACAGATAAACGTGTTAGTAATGAactagctttacttcgttactgtacttgaGCACAATTTTTCGAGTAGTGTAGGTCTACTTTACTGGAgtcattttattttgagtaatttttacttttaacttcactaaatTGCAAAGTATAAGATCGTAGTTTTTAATTTACTACATTTCATAAATCATATCATAACATCGTccactacatttcataaatataTCGCTACATCGTCCATATAATATATCAcatgctccgacacgcagaagtgGTCTCTGATTCATGAATGAACCGAGTCTTTTTAATTGGATCGCAaatcacaccaaacgattcgtttatgaattagaatgatccgatttcAGCTTTCTTTTACTATCTtatgcccctttcacactgcacgtcggacccgtcatattgccggaacattgacgggtcgccttctgtgtgaaagcaaccacgtcccgggattgattcccacATTGAACTtagtaaagcccctttcacactgccattccggcaaatacatgggtaaagtgttcctgcaattgttcccgggtcgctagattttgcactttcacactgccagtgattacccaggatatgtgcgtgctttcacacacaacccgtaaagatcccgtaacgacacgtgacatcagcgagTGACTTGTATtgtacgagtcgaaaatgctaggcacgttatactttcactgaagcaagtaaacgatctctgcgtcagcacggaaagtgaggaactaactgatctctgcttcattacagtttgcaaatgtgttttttttcatgaacgttgatcttccttcaaaacaggtGATAAAAGAGTCGCgcaataacgcgcgtcatcacttcgacacggcattagatctgacttttgttcacacagcgctcatcccgggtcgaaccccaAATGTTACCAGGTCCCCCACCCGGGTTTAATGCGGGAATCAATCCccggacgtggttgctttcacacagaaggcgacccggcattGTTCCAgcaatattgcgggtccgacgtgcattgtgaaaggggcttaacatTGCCAGATTCAACCCTGGACGAGTGATGTgcgaacaaaagccagatctaattcagTGTCGAAGTGATTTTATcgactgttttgaaggaagatcaacgtttgcgatgaaaaaatatgtgcaaactgtaatgaagcagagatcagttagttcctcactttccgcactgatgccgagatcgtttgcttgcttcagtgaaagtataacgtgcctaatgttttcggctcgtacattacacgtcacgccctgatgtcacgtgtcgttacgggatctttacgggttgtgtgtgaaagcacggaatatcccgggtcatcactggcagtgtgaaagtgcaaaatctagcgaccctgGAAAAATTGCCGGAACaatttacccctgtatttgccggaatagcagtgtgaaaggggcttatggaTTGCAGCTGTCCCAGAGTcgacaactcactgattcaaacgAACCGTCTAGTGCGAGTCGTTAGTGAAATGAATTCACAAGTTAGAactgggagatcttgtgagcgagCGCGTCTGATGCAGttaaatgttattaatgttgaaatttaCAATCAATTATtataactgaaaatcatattaagGTCAAAACTGTCAATTGTTTGTGAACTAAAtctgctgtaaagagtgatctgtatAAACCCACTGAAATGCTTGAATGCTGACACATCAATTAGTATCTCTGttttaggtatatatatatatgtatatataaaaaaaaaaaatatatatatatatatatatatatatatatatatatatatatatatatatatatatataattccataaAAAACCCGACCCATTACAATACTTCTgaacgttcaaattccccgctaccgtaaagttaacagttttattaaaatgctaggCTACGCATTCCCTATGTGACGTCTAttcttatattgtttatcaacagtagctatacatttttatattgattgGATTAACTAGCCAAGTAGACagatatgaatgtttattcataaccatactggaaataagt of Carassius gibelio isolate Cgi1373 ecotype wild population from Czech Republic chromosome A2, carGib1.2-hapl.c, whole genome shotgun sequence contains these proteins:
- the LOC127936634 gene encoding polymeric immunoglobulin receptor isoform X20; this encodes MSSCFFSIMYMMKMQGEETLQCFNRRTDSLKFIVFFLWLITAPEGRAGSVSRRLTVQTGGSLIIPCHYDRKYTDHKKYWCFHAKSAYNYCSILAYANETKGRVSVIDHPDQSFFTVTMRNLQNEDTGAYWCVVEIEGIFERDESEQLYLTVQSAPDVSVVNSSVSGQEGGDISVQCFYSSGYKNKLKQWCRYKDQSCYTVGRTNTSQNSSVQISDDGRGSFTVLMTGLRLTDSDWYYCSAGDLQAPVQLNVSENSQVPFLTVNEPKSESVTTEVSERNGRDATALSSTTPVSVNTDQTVSSEEQQNENYLYLELWIPAVVLLMVIVIFVSAVKLRKKHNRNEYITEVNRVRASDTGNGSSSVLAENDVTYTSVIVQTKTKASSPVSVEDEVTYSSVHKWKPLNT
- the LOC127936634 gene encoding CMRF35-like molecule 1 isoform X27 gives rise to the protein MSSCFFSIMYMMKMQGEETLQCFNRRTDSLKFIVFFLWLITAPEGRAGSVSRRLTVQTGGSLIIPCHYDRKYTDHKKYWCFHAKSAYNYCSILAYANETKGRVSVIDHPDQSFFTVTMRNLQNEDTGAYWCVVEIEGIFERDESEQLYLTVQSAPDVSVVNSSVSGQEGGDISVQCFYSSGYKNKLKQWCRYKDQSCYTVGRTNTSQNSSVQISDDGRGSFTVLMTGLRLTDSDWYYCSAGDLQAPVQLNVSENSQVPFLTVNEPKSESVTTEVSERNGRDATALSSTTPVSVNTDQTVSSEEQQNENYLYLELWIPAVVLLMVIVIFVSAVKLRKKHNRNEYITEVNRVRASDTVSGNGSSSVLAENDVTYTSVIVQPKTEASSPVSVEDEVTYSSVHK
- the LOC127936634 gene encoding polymeric immunoglobulin receptor isoform X6 encodes the protein MSSCFFSIMYMMKMQGEETLQCFNRRTDSLKFIVFFLWLITAPEGRAGSVSRRLTVQTGGSLIIPCHYDRKYTDHKKYWCFHAKSAYNYCSILAYANETKGRVSVIDHPDQSFFTVTMRNLQNEDTGAYWCVVEIEGIFERDESEQLYLTVQSAPDVSVVNSSVSGQEGGDISVQCFYSSGYKNKLKQWCRYKDQSCYTVGRTNTSQNSSVQISDDGRGSFTVLMTGLRLTDSDWYYCSAGDLQAPVQLNVSENSQVPFLTVNEPKSESVTTEVSERNGRDATALSSTTPVSVNTDQTVSSEEQQNENYLYLELWIPAVVLLMVIVIFVSAVKLRKKHNRNEYITEVNRVRASDTVSGNGSSSVLAENDVTYTSVIVQTKTKASSPVSVEDEVTYSSVHKWKPLNT
- the LOC127936634 gene encoding polymeric immunoglobulin receptor isoform X26, with product MSSCFFSIMYMMKMQGEETLQCFNRRTDSLKFIVFFLWLITAPEGRAGSVSRRLTVQTGGSLIIPCHYDRKYTDHKKYWCFHAKSAYNYCSILAYANETKGRVSVIDHPDQSFFTVTMRNLQNEDTGAYWCVVEIEGIFERDESEQLYLTVQSAPDVSVVNSSVSGQEGGDISVQCFYSSGYKNKLKQWCRYKDQSCYTVGRTNTSQNSSVQISDDGRGSFTVLMTGLRLTDSDWYYCSAGDLQAPVQLNVSENSQVPFLTVNEPKSESVTTEVSERNGRDATALSSTTPVSVNTDQTVSSEEQQNENYLYLELWIPAVVLLMVIVIFVSAVKLRKKHNRNEYITEVNRVRASDTVSGNGSSSVLAENDVTYTSVIVQTKTKASSPVSVEDEVTYSSVHK